Proteins encoded within one genomic window of Balaenoptera ricei isolate mBalRic1 chromosome 10, mBalRic1.hap2, whole genome shotgun sequence:
- the ANKRD33 gene encoding photoreceptor ankyrin repeat protein, which produces MEEEELMLQKGGLDVSEALSRPDNETFTPSCTLGALYWACFRNDTAQLQAMLDDGVSPEEATQVDSNGRTGLMVACYHGFQSVVALLSRCPFLDVNQQDKEGDTALMLAAQAGHVPLVSLLINYYAGLDLERRDQRGLTALMKAAMRDRSECMAALLMAEGCHRGAPASSCNRMGLCGFACADLTTVDPVRGKTALEWAFLTDSFDTVQRIQQLLRRPQVEQLSHHYQPEWPALPGLVAQAQAQAAPSFLERLQATLSLPFAQSPQEGGVLDHLVTVTTSLASPFLTTACHTLCPDHPPALGTRSKSVPELLGTAPPPPPVPQLPQEVPGPRVFIPYQSPQGVLSMCHQWLQPRDSTSPRPQAPKILLSKAPSSGIQWKPEPRSAGNRRLSLPVWRYQELRMERRRQEEARLAQSQGTTG; this is translated from the exons ATGGAAGAGGAGGAGCTGATGTTGCAGAAAGGAGGGCTGGACGTCTCTGAGGCCCTGTCCCGCCCCGATAATGAGACCTTTACCCCAAGCTGCACGCTGGGCGCCCTGTACTGGGCCTGTTTCCGCAATGACACTGCCCAGCTCCAAGCCATGCTGGATGATGGGGTCTCTCCAGAGGAGGCCACCCAGGTGGACAGCAATGGGAGG ACAGGCCTCATGGTCGCATGCTACCACGGCTTCCAAAGTGTTGTGGCCCTGCTCAGCCGCTGTCCTTTCCTGGATGTGAACCAGCAGGACAAAGAAGGAGACACAGCCCTCATGCTGGCTGCCCAAGCAG GCCATGTGCCTCTGGTGAGTCTCCTGATCAACTACTATGCTGGCCTTGACCTGGAGCGCCGGGACCAGCGGGGGCTAACTGCGCTGATGAAGGCCGCCATGCGGGACCGCTCCGAATGCATGGCTGCCCTCCTCATGGCAG AAGGCTG CCACAGAGGGGCCCCAGCTTCCAGCTGCAACAGGATGGGACTCTGTGGCTTTGCAT GTGCTGACCTGACTACAGTGGATCCTGTCCGGGGCAAGACAGCCCTGGAGTGGGCATTTCTGACCGACAGCTTCGACACGGTGCAAAGGATCCAGCAGCTGCTGCGGCGGCCCCAAGTGGAGCAGCTCAGCCATCATTACCAGCCTGAGTGGCCAGCCTTGCCCGGCCTTGTGGCCCAGGCCCAGGCTCAGGCCGCCCCGTCTTTCCTAGAACGACTTCAGGCCACCTTGAGCCTCCCCTTTGCGCAGTCTCCTCAGGAGGGGGGTGTCCTGGACCACCTTGTGACCGTCACGACCAGCCTGGCGAGTCCTTTCCTCACCACTGCCTGCCACACCCTGTGCCCTGACCACCCACCTGCACTGGGCACCCGAAGCAAGTCTGTGCCAGAGCTGCTAGGcactgccccgccccctcccccagtacCCCAACTCCCCCAGGAAGTCCCTGGCCCCCGGGTCTTCATCCCCTACCAGAGCCCTCAGGGTGTATTGAGCATGTGCCATCAGTGGCTCCAGCCCAGAGATAGTACCAGCCCCAGGCCCCAAGCCCCTAAGATCCTCCTCTCCAAGGCACCCTCATCTGGCATTCAGTGGAAGCCAGAGCCCAGGTCTGCAGGGAATCGAAGGCTGTCCCTTCCTGTCTGGAGATACCAGGAGCtcaggatggagaggaggaggcaggaggaggccAGGTTGGCACAGAGCCAGGGGACAACGGGATAG